The Sphingobium sp. BYY-5 genome contains a region encoding:
- the mnmA gene encoding tRNA 2-thiouridine(34) synthase MnmA — protein sequence MQPQFQLTEPLDQRRIVVAMSGGVDSSVVAALAAKTGAEVIGVTLQLYDHGAAVGRTGSCCAGQDIRDARAVADRIGIAHYVFDYESAFRDSVIADFADEYMAGRTPIPCVKCNMGVKFTDLFQIARDLGADCLATGHYVQRVEGAAGAELHRAADPARDQSYFLFATTQAQLDYLRFPLGGLLKPQVREIAAELGLSVALKPDSQDICFVPDGDYAKIVRKLRPDADEGGDIVHIDGRVLGRHKGMIHFTVGQRKGLEIGGQPDPLYVVRLDAESRRVIVGPKAALAVSGARLSDINWLGGDFAGPLTAKVRSMAKPVPARLDGDRLIFDAPEYGVAPGQAAVLYAGDRVLGGGWIAQTEAAMAEAA from the coding sequence ATGCAGCCCCAGTTTCAGCTTACCGAGCCGCTCGACCAGCGGCGCATCGTCGTCGCCATGTCCGGCGGCGTGGACAGCAGCGTCGTCGCCGCGCTCGCCGCGAAGACCGGCGCTGAAGTGATCGGCGTCACCCTCCAGCTTTACGATCATGGCGCAGCGGTGGGCCGCACCGGCAGTTGCTGTGCGGGGCAGGATATACGCGATGCGCGCGCGGTCGCCGACCGCATCGGCATCGCCCATTATGTCTTTGATTATGAAAGCGCGTTCCGCGATTCCGTGATCGCCGACTTCGCCGACGAATATATGGCCGGGCGTACGCCCATCCCCTGCGTGAAGTGCAATATGGGGGTGAAGTTCACCGACCTGTTCCAGATCGCGCGCGATCTGGGCGCCGACTGTCTGGCCACCGGCCATTATGTCCAGCGGGTCGAAGGCGCGGCGGGCGCCGAACTGCATCGCGCCGCCGATCCCGCGCGCGACCAGAGCTATTTCCTCTTCGCCACGACTCAGGCGCAGCTCGACTATCTGCGCTTCCCCCTGGGCGGCCTGCTCAAGCCGCAGGTGCGCGAGATTGCGGCCGAACTGGGCCTGTCGGTGGCGCTCAAGCCCGACAGCCAGGACATCTGCTTCGTCCCCGACGGCGACTATGCGAAGATCGTGCGCAAGCTGCGCCCCGACGCGGATGAAGGTGGCGACATCGTCCATATCGATGGCCGGGTGCTCGGCCGCCACAAGGGGATGATCCATTTCACCGTCGGCCAGCGCAAGGGACTGGAAATCGGCGGCCAGCCCGACCCGCTCTATGTCGTGCGGCTGGATGCGGAGAGCCGCCGCGTGATCGTCGGCCCGAAGGCGGCGCTCGCCGTGTCGGGCGCGCGCTTGAGCGACATCAACTGGCTGGGCGGCGACTTTGCGGGGCCTTTGACGGCGAAGGTGCGTTCGATGGCGAAGCCCGTGCCCGCAAGATTGGACGGCGATCGCCTGATTTTCGACGCCCCCGAATATGGCGTCGCGCCGGGGCAGGCGGCGGTGCTTTACGCGGGCGACCGCGTGCTGGGCGGCGGCTGGATCGCGCAGACTGAGGCTGCGATGGCAGAGGCGGCCTAA
- a CDS encoding DUF1153 domain-containing protein, whose product MIENQKIRPAQVVGPLGEPLTLESLPPTDTTRWVVRRKAEVVAAVNGGLLTVDEACARYNLTLEEFAGWQRAVDRSGMHGLRVTRIQYYKSLYERQQKY is encoded by the coding sequence ATGATCGAGAACCAGAAAATCAGGCCCGCCCAGGTCGTAGGCCCGCTTGGGGAACCCCTGACCCTGGAGAGCCTGCCCCCCACCGACACGACCCGTTGGGTCGTGCGGCGCAAGGCGGAAGTGGTCGCGGCGGTCAATGGCGGCCTGCTGACCGTCGACGAAGCCTGCGCGCGCTATAATCTGACGCTGGAGGAATTTGCCGGCTGGCAACGCGCCGTCGATCGGTCCGGGATGCACGGGCTTCGCGTCACTCGCATCCAATATTATAAGTCCCTCTACGAACGGCAGCAGAAATACTGA
- a CDS encoding GlsB/YeaQ/YmgE family stress response membrane protein: protein MGIILWLIVGGIIGWLASMIMRTDAQQGILLNIVVGIVGAFIGGLIFSGGSIGSGLTLYSFLVSLVGAIVLLAIVNLVRRGSIR, encoded by the coding sequence ATGGGCATCATCTTGTGGCTTATCGTCGGCGGCATCATCGGCTGGCTCGCCAGCATGATTATGCGCACGGACGCGCAGCAGGGCATCCTGCTCAACATCGTGGTCGGCATCGTCGGCGCTTTCATCGGTGGCCTGATCTTCAGTGGCGGCTCGATCGGTAGCGGCCTGACGCTATACAGCTTCCTGGTATCGCTGGTCGGCGCCATCGTCCTGCTGGCGATCGTCAACCTGGTACGGCGCGGATCCATCCGCTAG
- a CDS encoding efflux RND transporter periplasmic adaptor subunit, with translation MNYETQLVGDPAVVIGDDESRRGRKRLLIGGGIAVILVAVAAWISMRGGPAAAPSATAQVPVVTVVSPGQSTVARTVSATGSLAARVDMPVGVIGEGGMVTRVLVQPGDWVRAGQVLATVERSVQTEQIRSLAAQLEVQRANAKLAQAQLDRAKALVGRGFISAADIDQRTATRDQAEAQVRVAAAQLAEQQARTGRLDIRAPAAGLVLTRTVEPGQIVQAGGGGVLFRMAKDGEMEMQAQVAEADLATLRANNGATITPIGSKAQFAGRVWQVSPVVDPQTRQGIARIAVPYNPAIRPGGFASAMITSGSGSAPLLPESAVQNDAKGSYVYIVNAKNQVERRDVTVGQVSDAGVAVTGGITGTEKIVTSAGAFLAPGQKVKPELMKAG, from the coding sequence ATGAATTACGAAACCCAATTGGTGGGCGACCCGGCGGTCGTCATCGGCGATGACGAATCGCGCCGGGGCAGGAAACGACTGCTGATCGGCGGCGGCATCGCCGTCATACTGGTCGCGGTCGCGGCATGGATTTCCATGCGCGGCGGTCCTGCCGCCGCGCCGAGCGCAACAGCCCAGGTGCCGGTCGTAACCGTGGTCAGCCCTGGCCAGTCGACGGTCGCGCGCACGGTCAGCGCCACCGGATCACTCGCCGCGCGGGTCGATATGCCGGTCGGCGTAATCGGCGAAGGCGGCATGGTGACGCGCGTGCTGGTGCAACCGGGCGACTGGGTGCGTGCCGGTCAGGTGCTGGCGACGGTCGAACGGTCGGTCCAGACCGAGCAAATCCGCTCGCTCGCCGCGCAACTCGAAGTGCAGCGCGCCAACGCCAAGCTGGCCCAGGCGCAACTCGACCGCGCCAAGGCGCTGGTCGGTCGCGGTTTCATCAGCGCCGCCGACATCGACCAGCGCACGGCCACGCGCGATCAGGCCGAAGCGCAGGTGCGGGTAGCCGCGGCCCAGCTCGCCGAACAGCAGGCCCGCACCGGTCGGCTCGATATCCGCGCGCCTGCCGCAGGGCTGGTGCTGACCCGCACGGTCGAACCGGGCCAGATCGTCCAGGCCGGCGGCGGCGGCGTGCTGTTCCGCATGGCCAAGGATGGTGAGATGGAGATGCAGGCGCAGGTGGCCGAAGCCGACCTGGCGACGCTGCGCGCCAATAATGGCGCCACGATAACGCCGATCGGGAGCAAGGCGCAGTTCGCCGGTCGGGTCTGGCAGGTGTCGCCCGTGGTCGATCCGCAGACCCGCCAGGGCATCGCCCGCATCGCTGTTCCCTATAATCCGGCGATCCGGCCCGGCGGCTTTGCGTCGGCCATGATCACCAGCGGATCGGGCAGCGCGCCGTTGCTGCCGGAATCGGCGGTGCAGAACGACGCCAAGGGCAGCTATGTCTATATCGTCAACGCCAAGAACCAGGTCGAACGGCGCGACGTGACCGTCGGCCAGGTGTCCGACGCAGGCGTGGCGGTGACGGGCGGCATCACCGGTACGGAAAAGATCGTGACGTCGGCCGGCGCCTTCCTGGCGCCGGGGCAGAAGGTCAAGCCCGAGCTGATGAAGGCCGGCTGA
- a CDS encoding efflux RND transporter permease subunit, translating into MNFRNISAWAIRNPVTPLVLFAALVLAGIVSFMRMDVNNNPDISFPAVSVIVSQPGAAPTELETQVTQRIEAAVRGISGVDEITSFASEGRSLTNVQFQIGTPVDRAVADVKNAVDQIRSNLPEGILEPQVQRIDIDGGPIAYFSAEATDMTLEELSWYVDNTVAKRLLSVSGMAAVNRGGGVSREIRVILDPAKLQAQGITAAQVNAQLQQVNLNAAGGRTEIAGAEQSIRVLGNARDARELGATQIAISGGRTVKLTDIADVRDMFAEQRSLALMNGRQVTSFSMEKAKGSSDVTVYDNAMKVLDKLQKENPKVQFKQLYTSVEYTKEQYHSAMAAMIEGAVLAVVIVFLFLRDWRATMISALAIPLSAIPSFWFMEMMGFTLNGISLLALSLVAGVLVDDAIVEIENIVRHMRMGKSAYQASIDAADEIGLAVLATTMAIVAVFLPVALMPGISGQFFIQFGMTVVVSVLMSLAVARLITPMIAAYFLKAHGEENHGEGWMMDRYMDVLHWSLDDRKAKARSARGGLRNKTVGFFIDHRVWTLGFGFLAFAATIWAFSTLPMTFQPTTNTDFSQVKIETVPGSTLAQTTAVTRKVTAMLTADTDVVDAAFADIEPTNADIFLTLKKNRPISSVDWERKVAPQFQTIADARVNFQSQSGGGFGRDIIMMFGSDDPELLEKTANQLVAEMAHIPELRAPRVQGDMQRPEIIIKPRLDLAASLGVTTAALSQSIRIATIGDIDQNSAKFSLSDRQIPIRVSIAENSRKDIATIENMPVPTVTGGSVPLKVVADISFGAGPTQIRRYNQIRRIVVGADLAPGIVTSQANAKIDALPLMKAINEGRIQGVQKINAGDAKWQAEMLQNFVIAVFSGIMLVLAVLVLLYKRIMPPFVNLGSLLLAPLGGALALHLTGNPISMPVLIGLLMLLGIVAKNSILVIDFALEEMEKGVPKKEAIVDAGHKRAQPIVMTTVAMVAGMVPTALALSGDGAWRAPMGITVIGGLLLSTLLTLVIVPATFSLAVAIESWVGPRLGRGLLTYKPGDNGMAVPGQTHPAE; encoded by the coding sequence ATGAATTTTCGCAATATTTCCGCATGGGCGATCCGCAATCCGGTCACGCCGCTGGTGTTGTTCGCCGCGCTGGTGTTGGCGGGCATCGTCAGCTTCATGCGGATGGACGTCAACAATAATCCGGACATCAGCTTCCCCGCCGTCAGCGTCATCGTCAGCCAGCCGGGCGCCGCGCCGACCGAACTGGAAACCCAGGTCACTCAACGGATCGAGGCCGCCGTGCGCGGCATCAGCGGCGTCGACGAAATCACCTCCTTCGCATCCGAAGGCCGGTCGCTGACCAATGTACAGTTCCAGATCGGCACACCGGTCGACCGCGCGGTCGCCGACGTCAAGAACGCCGTCGATCAGATCCGCAGCAACCTGCCTGAGGGCATTTTGGAACCGCAGGTCCAGCGTATCGACATCGATGGCGGGCCGATCGCCTATTTCAGCGCGGAAGCCACCGACATGACGTTGGAGGAACTGTCCTGGTATGTCGACAACACCGTGGCCAAGCGGCTGCTGTCGGTCAGCGGCATGGCGGCGGTCAACCGCGGCGGCGGCGTCAGCCGCGAAATCCGTGTCATCCTGGACCCCGCCAAGCTCCAGGCGCAGGGCATCACCGCCGCGCAGGTGAATGCGCAATTGCAGCAGGTGAACCTGAACGCCGCGGGCGGCCGCACCGAAATCGCCGGCGCCGAACAGTCGATCCGCGTGCTGGGCAACGCCCGCGACGCCCGCGAACTGGGCGCGACCCAGATCGCCATTTCCGGCGGACGTACCGTCAAGCTCACCGACATCGCCGACGTGCGCGACATGTTCGCCGAACAGCGCAGCCTCGCGCTGATGAACGGGCGGCAAGTCACCAGTTTCAGCATGGAAAAGGCCAAGGGATCATCCGACGTCACCGTCTATGACAACGCGATGAAAGTGCTGGACAAGCTGCAGAAAGAAAATCCCAAAGTCCAGTTCAAGCAGCTTTACACCAGCGTCGAATATACCAAGGAACAATATCATTCGGCCATGGCGGCAATGATCGAGGGCGCCGTGCTGGCGGTCGTCATCGTCTTCCTGTTCCTGCGCGACTGGCGCGCGACCATGATCTCCGCGCTGGCCATCCCGCTGTCGGCCATCCCATCCTTCTGGTTCATGGAGATGATGGGCTTCACGCTGAACGGCATCTCGCTGCTGGCGCTGAGCCTGGTGGCGGGCGTGCTGGTCGACGACGCGATCGTGGAGATCGAGAATATCGTGCGCCACATGCGCATGGGCAAGTCGGCCTATCAGGCGTCGATCGACGCGGCGGACGAGATTGGCCTGGCCGTGCTCGCCACCACCATGGCGATCGTCGCGGTGTTCCTGCCGGTCGCGCTGATGCCGGGCATTTCCGGGCAGTTCTTCATCCAGTTCGGCATGACCGTGGTCGTGTCGGTGTTGATGAGCCTGGCCGTGGCGCGTCTCATCACCCCGATGATCGCCGCCTATTTCCTGAAAGCCCATGGCGAGGAAAATCACGGCGAAGGCTGGATGATGGACCGCTATATGGACGTGCTGCACTGGTCGCTGGACGACCGCAAGGCCAAGGCGCGTAGCGCGCGCGGCGGCCTGCGCAACAAGACCGTCGGCTTCTTCATCGACCATCGCGTCTGGACCCTGGGCTTCGGCTTCCTGGCCTTCGCCGCCACCATCTGGGCCTTCTCCACCCTGCCCATGACCTTCCAGCCGACGACCAATACCGATTTCAGCCAGGTGAAGATCGAGACGGTGCCGGGTAGCACGCTGGCACAGACGACGGCAGTCACCCGCAAGGTCACAGCCATGCTGACCGCCGACACCGACGTGGTCGATGCGGCCTTCGCCGATATCGAGCCGACCAACGCCGACATCTTCCTGACGCTCAAGAAGAACCGGCCGATCAGCTCGGTCGACTGGGAGCGCAAGGTCGCGCCCCAGTTCCAGACCATCGCCGACGCGCGCGTCAATTTCCAGTCGCAGTCGGGCGGCGGCTTTGGCCGCGACATCATCATGATGTTCGGGTCGGACGATCCGGAACTGCTGGAAAAGACCGCCAATCAACTGGTCGCGGAAATGGCCCATATTCCCGAACTGCGCGCGCCCCGCGTGCAGGGCGACATGCAGCGGCCCGAAATCATCATAAAGCCGCGCCTGGACCTGGCCGCCAGCCTGGGCGTGACCACCGCCGCGCTCAGCCAGTCGATCCGCATCGCCACGATCGGCGACATCGACCAGAACAGCGCCAAATTCTCGCTGTCAGACCGCCAGATCCCGATCCGCGTGTCGATAGCGGAGAATAGCCGCAAGGATATCGCGACGATCGAGAATATGCCGGTTCCCACGGTGACGGGCGGATCGGTGCCGCTCAAGGTGGTGGCCGACATCAGCTTCGGCGCGGGACCGACGCAGATCCGCCGGTATAATCAGATCCGCCGTATCGTTGTGGGCGCGGACCTGGCGCCGGGCATCGTCACCAGCCAGGCCAATGCCAAGATCGATGCGCTGCCGCTGATGAAGGCGATCAACGAAGGCCGCATCCAGGGCGTGCAGAAGATCAACGCCGGTGACGCCAAATGGCAGGCGGAGATGCTCCAGAATTTCGTCATCGCCGTCTTTTCGGGCATCATGCTGGTGCTGGCGGTGCTGGTCCTGCTGTACAAGCGGATCATGCCGCCCTTCGTGAACCTGGGCTCGCTGCTGCTGGCGCCGCTGGGCGGCGCGCTGGCGCTGCACCTGACCGGCAACCCCATTTCCATGCCGGTGCTGATCGGCCTGCTGATGCTGCTGGGCATCGTCGCCAAGAACTCGATCCTGGTGATCGACTTCGCGCTGGAGGAAATGGAGAAGGGCGTGCCCAAGAAGGAGGCGATCGTCGACGCCGGCCACAAGCGCGCCCAGCCGATCGTCATGACCACCGTTGCGATGGTCGCGGGCATGGTGCCAACCGCGCTGGCCCTGTCGGGCGACGGCGCGTGGCGCGCGCCGATGGGCATCACCGTGATCGGCGGCCTGCTGCTGTCCACCCTGTTGACGCTGGTGATTGTGCCGGCGACCTTCAGCCTGGCGGTCGCGATCGAAAGCTGGGTAGGCCCGCGCCTGGGCCGGGGTCTGCTGACCTACAAGCCAGGCGACAATGGCATGGCGGTGCCGGGCCAGACGCATCCCGCAGAATGA
- a CDS encoding DUF445 domain-containing protein, translating to MTLLRLPRPKDAFAPHPARRMRLVATGMLVAMAALFIAARATVHLHPAIGFVQAFAEAAMVGGLADWFAVTALFRHPLGLPIPHTAIIPRNKDRIGDTLALFLRDNFLIPAVVARRMRHMDVAGAAGRFLASPSGGDGRLREGASRLIADILEALDRERLGGMVKGAIGQRLRAINIGPLIGQAIEAAMRDGRHAPVMDGIVHWADRTLEANEHLIRQMVQERAGKVLRWTGLDENLANAILNGLRKLLSDMAEDPGHPLRLKAEEGMAKLAFDLQFDLETQAKVAKIRDEIVDNPAMQRWIDGLWEQARAGLLRAVRDPGKAMAGRLGEALRQLGGTLQQEAGLRLVINRFVRRAAVGATASYGDAIVRLVSDTVRGWDAGTVTNRLENAVGRDLQYIRINGTLVGGLVGLAIHAIDTFL from the coding sequence ATGACGCTGCTTCGCCTGCCCCGGCCCAAGGATGCCTTCGCCCCGCACCCCGCGCGGCGGATGCGGCTGGTGGCGACGGGGATGCTGGTGGCGATGGCCGCCCTGTTCATCGCCGCGCGGGCCACCGTCCATCTCCATCCCGCCATCGGCTTCGTCCAGGCCTTTGCCGAGGCGGCCATGGTGGGTGGTCTGGCCGACTGGTTCGCGGTGACGGCGCTGTTTCGCCACCCACTGGGCCTGCCCATCCCCCATACCGCGATCATTCCGCGCAACAAGGACCGGATCGGTGACACGCTGGCGCTGTTCCTGCGCGACAATTTCCTGATCCCCGCCGTCGTGGCGCGGCGGATGCGGCATATGGATGTGGCGGGCGCGGCCGGGCGCTTTCTCGCCAGCCCGTCAGGTGGCGATGGGCGTCTGCGCGAAGGTGCATCGCGCCTGATCGCCGACATATTGGAGGCGCTGGACCGGGAACGACTGGGCGGCATGGTCAAGGGCGCGATCGGCCAGCGGCTGCGCGCGATCAACATCGGCCCGCTGATCGGCCAGGCGATCGAGGCGGCGATGCGCGACGGCCGCCACGCTCCGGTGATGGACGGCATCGTCCATTGGGCCGACCGCACATTGGAGGCGAATGAACATCTGATCCGCCAGATGGTGCAGGAGCGCGCGGGCAAGGTGCTGCGCTGGACCGGTCTGGACGAAAATCTGGCCAATGCGATCCTCAATGGCCTGCGCAAGTTGCTGTCCGACATGGCGGAAGACCCCGGCCACCCCCTGCGCCTCAAGGCCGAGGAAGGCATGGCGAAGCTGGCCTTCGACCTGCAGTTCGATCTGGAGACGCAGGCCAAGGTAGCGAAAATCCGCGACGAAATCGTCGACAATCCGGCGATGCAGCGCTGGATCGATGGCCTGTGGGAGCAGGCCCGCGCCGGACTGCTGCGCGCAGTGCGCGATCCGGGCAAGGCGATGGCAGGACGGCTGGGCGAGGCGCTGCGGCAACTGGGCGGTACATTGCAGCAGGAGGCGGGGCTGCGCCTGGTCATCAACCGCTTCGTGCGCCGGGCGGCGGTGGGCGCAACCGCAAGCTATGGCGATGCGATCGTCCGGCTGGTGAGCGACACGGTGCGCGGCTGGGATGCCGGCACCGTCACCAATCGCCTGGAAAATGCCGTCGGGCGCGACCTGCAATATATCCGCATCAACGGCACTCTGGTGGGCGGCCTGGTGGGCCTCGCCATCCACGCCATCGACACTTTCCTGTAA
- a CDS encoding energy transducer TonB, translated as MRLVTAGMAQGQAVSRYGAGRRSPLGLGGTIAVHALIVGAFLLIPKEVIETVFTPKPLDTRNIPIPPPPDPIVEKQADPKVQTQPRQQPTVTDPVVILPKGDPPVTATKESGTAVGPGPSIIVPPIDPPRAPVLTDAAIDPRAMGTFQPDYPGAMIRQGMEGAVTVRVTISPDGRVTDIEKLSATDESFWAATQRHALRKWRFRPATRDGIAVTSSKVLTVRFTLADR; from the coding sequence ATGCGACTCGTGACAGCAGGAATGGCACAGGGACAGGCGGTATCCCGCTACGGCGCCGGACGGCGCTCTCCACTGGGGCTGGGTGGGACGATCGCGGTCCATGCGCTGATCGTCGGCGCCTTCCTCCTGATCCCCAAGGAAGTGATCGAGACTGTCTTCACGCCCAAGCCGCTGGATACGCGCAACATCCCCATTCCGCCCCCGCCCGATCCCATCGTGGAGAAGCAGGCCGACCCCAAGGTCCAGACCCAGCCGCGTCAGCAGCCGACTGTCACCGATCCGGTCGTCATTCTGCCGAAGGGCGATCCGCCCGTCACCGCCACGAAGGAGAGCGGAACGGCGGTCGGCCCCGGCCCCTCCATCATCGTGCCGCCCATCGACCCGCCCCGCGCGCCAGTGCTGACCGACGCCGCGATCGATCCGCGCGCGATGGGAACGTTCCAGCCGGACTATCCCGGCGCGATGATCCGCCAGGGCATGGAAGGCGCAGTCACGGTGCGCGTCACCATCAGTCCGGACGGCCGCGTCACGGATATAGAGAAACTGTCGGCCACCGACGAGAGTTTCTGGGCGGCGACCCAGCGCCATGCGCTGCGCAAATGGCGCTTCCGCCCGGCGACTCGCGACGGAATCGCAGTGACCAGCAGCAAGGTGCTGACCGTTCGCTTCACGCTGGCGGATCGGTGA
- the ribD gene encoding bifunctional diaminohydroxyphosphoribosylaminopyrimidine deaminase/5-amino-6-(5-phosphoribosylamino)uracil reductase RibD, whose amino-acid sequence MASLADDRRYMTAAIVLSGRGRGLSTPNPNVGCLIVRDGHVVGRGWTQKGGRPHAEAQALDQAMDRARGATAYVTLEPCFHLSPRGPRCADLMARAGIGRVVIALRDPDPRTDGQGAAWLRDRGIPVEMGLMAQEAAQAMAGFVLRQTLGRPHVTLKLGLSLDGRIALRDGSSRWVTGPDARAHAHMERARHDAILVGGGTLRADAPRLDVRLPGLEDRSPRRLLLTRSDAPRGWARIGTPEEIATLERVDHLLVEGGAETAAAFLRADLVDRLLLYRAPIIIGAGLAGIGDIGLDELAQAHGRWRMTDDRRLGIDRLEVYERVRNA is encoded by the coding sequence ATGGCTTCGCTCGCCGACGACAGGCGCTATATGACGGCCGCCATCGTCCTGTCGGGACGGGGGCGTGGCCTTTCCACCCCCAACCCCAATGTCGGCTGCCTGATCGTGCGCGACGGCCATGTCGTCGGGCGTGGCTGGACCCAGAAGGGCGGCCGCCCCCATGCCGAGGCGCAGGCGCTGGACCAGGCGATGGACCGGGCGCGCGGCGCAACCGCCTATGTCACGCTCGAACCCTGCTTCCACCTCAGCCCGCGCGGGCCGCGCTGCGCCGATCTGATGGCGCGCGCGGGTATCGGCCGCGTGGTGATCGCGCTGCGCGATCCCGATCCGCGCACCGATGGCCAGGGCGCGGCCTGGCTGCGCGACCGGGGCATCCCCGTCGAGATGGGGCTGATGGCGCAGGAAGCGGCACAGGCGATGGCCGGCTTCGTCCTGCGCCAGACGCTGGGGCGGCCGCATGTCACCTTGAAGCTGGGCCTCTCGCTCGACGGGCGCATCGCCTTGCGGGACGGGTCGAGCCGCTGGGTCACCGGGCCGGATGCGCGCGCCCATGCGCATATGGAGCGGGCGCGGCATGACGCCATATTGGTGGGCGGCGGCACGTTGCGCGCCGATGCGCCACGCCTCGACGTGCGGCTGCCGGGGCTGGAGGACCGTTCGCCGCGCCGGCTGCTGCTGACCCGCAGCGACGCACCCAGGGGCTGGGCGCGGATCGGTACGCCTGAGGAGATCGCCACGCTGGAGCGGGTCGACCATCTGCTGGTCGAAGGCGGCGCGGAAACCGCCGCCGCTTTCCTGCGCGCCGACCTGGTCGACCGGCTGCTGCTGTATCGCGCGCCGATCATCATCGGCGCGGGACTGGCCGGCATAGGCGATATCGGGCTGGATGAATTGGCGCAGGCGCATGGCCGCTGGCGGATGACCGACGATCGCCGCCTGGGTATCGACCGGCTGGAGGTTTACGAGCGGGTTCGGAACGCCTAG
- a CDS encoding riboflavin synthase, protein MFTGIITDIGIIRSHEQRGDLRLVIGCAYAMEGVAIGASIACSGVCLTVVDKGDDWFAVDLSAETVGRTAQGHWTQGRRLNLERALKVGDELGGHIVTGHVDEIGEIVALNREGDSTRVTIAAGPAIAPHVATKGSITMEGVSLTVNEVVDVAGGGIQFGVNLIPHTAEVTTLGGLAVGHPVNLEIDVLARYLDRMQSLRNR, encoded by the coding sequence ATGTTCACCGGCATCATCACCGACATCGGCATCATCCGCTCGCACGAGCAGCGGGGCGACCTGCGCCTCGTCATCGGCTGCGCCTATGCGATGGAGGGCGTCGCGATCGGCGCGTCGATCGCTTGTTCGGGCGTGTGCCTGACGGTGGTGGACAAGGGTGACGACTGGTTCGCGGTCGATCTTTCGGCGGAAACGGTCGGCCGGACGGCGCAGGGCCATTGGACGCAGGGCCGCAGACTGAACCTGGAACGCGCGCTCAAGGTCGGCGACGAACTGGGCGGCCATATCGTCACCGGCCATGTCGACGAGATCGGCGAGATCGTCGCGCTGAACCGGGAGGGCGATTCGACGCGGGTGACGATCGCCGCCGGTCCCGCCATCGCGCCGCATGTCGCGACCAAGGGTTCGATCACGATGGAAGGCGTCTCGCTGACCGTGAACGAAGTCGTGGATGTGGCGGGTGGCGGCATCCAGTTCGGCGTCAACCTCATCCCCCATACGGCGGAGGTGACGACGCTGGGCGGGCTGGCGGTGGGGCACCCCGTCAATCTGGAGATCGACGTGCTCGCCCGCTATCTCGACCGGATGCAGAGCCTTCGCAACCGCTGA